A genomic segment from Pelobates fuscus isolate aPelFus1 chromosome 7, aPelFus1.pri, whole genome shotgun sequence encodes:
- the LOC134568825 gene encoding stathmin-1-A-like: protein MADSDIKVKELEKRASGQAFELILSPPSTDAAPDLSISSPKKKECSLEEIQKKLEAAKERRKLHEAEILKQLAEKREHEREVLQKAIEENNNFSKMAEEKLTSKMETNKEKREAQMAAKLERLQEKDKKVEEIRRGKESKDVCEN from the coding sequence ATGGCTGACTCAGATATCAAAGTTAAAGAATTGGAAAAGCGTGCTTCAGGCCAAGCATTTGAGCTTATTCTGAGTCCTCCATCAACTGATGCAGCTCCTGATCTTTCAATATCTTCTCCAAAGAAAAAGGAATGCTCATTGGAAGAAATTCAGAAGAAGTTGGAGGCTGCAAAGGAGAGAAGGAAGCTACATGAGGCAGAGATTCTGAAACAACTTGCTGAAAAGCGTGAGCATGAGAGAGAAGTTCTACAAAAAGCAATTGAAGAGAATAATAACTTCAGCAAAATGGCAGAAGAAAAGCTAACTTCAAAAATGGAAACTAATAAAGAGAAAAGAGAAGCTCAAATGGCTGCCAAACTGGAGAGATTGCAAGAGAAGGATAAGAAAGTGGAAGAAATTCGAAGGGGAAAAGAGTCCAAAGATGTTTGTGAAAACTGA